From Dermochelys coriacea isolate rDerCor1 chromosome 8, rDerCor1.pri.v4, whole genome shotgun sequence, the proteins below share one genomic window:
- the LOC119859833 gene encoding holocytochrome c-type synthase isoform X2 gives MGLSASSPSIAVQSENVSVHPQTASPPSECPMHQEKMEGCPMHMKSPDQGAENQNNNIPAHQERAYEYVECPMKSSTSQMKDDIDPRNMMPPPNQMPSLNQPFPLSTIREESSIPRAHSEQKWVYPSEQMFWNAMLRKGWRWKDDDINPKDMNNIIQIHNQNNEQAWKEILKWEALHAAECPCGPSLIRFGGKAKEYSPRARIRSWMGYELPFDRHDWIIDRCGKEVRYVIDYYDGGEVDNSYQFTVLDVRPAFDSLSAVWDRMKVAWWRWTS, from the exons ATGGGTTTGTCTGCTTCATCTCCATCTATTGCTGTTCAGTCAGAAAATGTATCTGTACACCCTCAAACAGCATCTCCACCTTCAGAATGTCCCATGCATCAGGAAAAAATGGAAG gTTGTCCAATGCACATGAAATCTCCTGACCAAGGTGCTGAGaaccaaaataataatattccTGCACATCAGGAACGAGCATATGAATATGTGGAGTGTCCAATGAAATCTAGTACATCTCAAATGAAAGATGACATAGATCCTAGAAATATG ATGCCACCGCCTAATCAAATGCCATCCCTGAATCAACCATTTCCATTATCAACTATCAGAGAAGAGTCTTCCATTCCTAGAGCACATTCAGAACAAAAATGGGTTTATCCGTCAGAACAAATGTTTTGGAATGCTATGCTAAGGAAAGG ATGGAGGTGGAAAGATGATGACATAAACCCCAAAGATATGAATAATATTATCCAGATTCACAATCAGAACAATGAGCAGGCTTGGAAAGAGATTTTAAAGTGGGAAGCTCTTCATGCTGC ggAATGCCCATGTGGACCATCGTTGATCCGGTTTGGAGGTAAAGCTAAAGAGTATTCACCCAGAGCCAGAATTCGCTCATGGATGGG ATATGAACTTCCTTTTGACAGACATGATTGGATTATTGATCGTTGTGGGAAGGAAGTCAGATATGTTATTGATTATTATGATGGTGGTGAAGTAGATAACTCTTATCAGTTCACCGTCTTGGATGTCCGTCCTGCATTTGATTCTCTCTCTGCTGTGTGGGACAGAATGAAAGTAGCTTGGTGGCGTTGGACTTCATAA
- the LOC119859833 gene encoding holocytochrome c-type synthase isoform X1 — MRRSRGACWVLPAAVRAAGRYRPDVQLFLFKSDLKLEVVMGLSASSPSIAVQSENVSVHPQTASPPSECPMHQEKMEGCPMHMKSPDQGAENQNNNIPAHQERAYEYVECPMKSSTSQMKDDIDPRNMMPPPNQMPSLNQPFPLSTIREESSIPRAHSEQKWVYPSEQMFWNAMLRKGWRWKDDDINPKDMNNIIQIHNQNNEQAWKEILKWEALHAAECPCGPSLIRFGGKAKEYSPRARIRSWMGYELPFDRHDWIIDRCGKEVRYVIDYYDGGEVDNSYQFTVLDVRPAFDSLSAVWDRMKVAWWRWTS, encoded by the exons ATGCGTAGATCGCGCGGCGCCTGCTGGGTTCTGCCGGCCGCGGTGAGGGCTGCTGGCCGCTACCGACCGG ATGTGCAACTTTTTCTCTTCAAATCTGATCTAAAATTAGAAGTTGTGATGGGTTTGTCTGCTTCATCTCCATCTATTGCTGTTCAGTCAGAAAATGTATCTGTACACCCTCAAACAGCATCTCCACCTTCAGAATGTCCCATGCATCAGGAAAAAATGGAAG gTTGTCCAATGCACATGAAATCTCCTGACCAAGGTGCTGAGaaccaaaataataatattccTGCACATCAGGAACGAGCATATGAATATGTGGAGTGTCCAATGAAATCTAGTACATCTCAAATGAAAGATGACATAGATCCTAGAAATATG ATGCCACCGCCTAATCAAATGCCATCCCTGAATCAACCATTTCCATTATCAACTATCAGAGAAGAGTCTTCCATTCCTAGAGCACATTCAGAACAAAAATGGGTTTATCCGTCAGAACAAATGTTTTGGAATGCTATGCTAAGGAAAGG ATGGAGGTGGAAAGATGATGACATAAACCCCAAAGATATGAATAATATTATCCAGATTCACAATCAGAACAATGAGCAGGCTTGGAAAGAGATTTTAAAGTGGGAAGCTCTTCATGCTGC ggAATGCCCATGTGGACCATCGTTGATCCGGTTTGGAGGTAAAGCTAAAGAGTATTCACCCAGAGCCAGAATTCGCTCATGGATGGG ATATGAACTTCCTTTTGACAGACATGATTGGATTATTGATCGTTGTGGGAAGGAAGTCAGATATGTTATTGATTATTATGATGGTGGTGAAGTAGATAACTCTTATCAGTTCACCGTCTTGGATGTCCGTCCTGCATTTGATTCTCTCTCTGCTGTGTGGGACAGAATGAAAGTAGCTTGGTGGCGTTGGACTTCATAA